In Burkholderia contaminans, the following proteins share a genomic window:
- the mdcE gene encoding biotin-independent malonate decarboxylase subunit gamma, with protein sequence MTLDEVLNSLFPPGHSIARHGGLLTGHAELAGTRVDVIGVADRLPFGIDEALTLAAHVLDTIERGGDTPILVLVDSDSQRMSKRDELLGLNEGLSHLAKCLMHADLAGHRTIGVLYGHTAAGAFIATALATRTLLAVPGAEPEVMDLPSMSRVTKLPIDVLKEMSRSTPVFAPGLDNLVKMGAVDAVLDPARALDAQVGEWLGKPADRVDPRASRGRPVAADVARRVEALARAAR encoded by the coding sequence ATGACGCTCGATGAAGTGCTGAATTCGCTGTTCCCGCCAGGCCATTCGATCGCCCGTCACGGCGGCCTGCTGACCGGCCACGCGGAACTGGCCGGCACGCGTGTCGACGTGATCGGCGTCGCCGACCGGTTGCCGTTCGGCATCGACGAGGCGCTGACGCTCGCGGCGCACGTGCTCGACACGATCGAGCGCGGCGGCGACACGCCGATCCTCGTGCTGGTCGACAGCGACAGCCAGCGGATGAGCAAGCGCGATGAACTGCTCGGCCTGAACGAAGGGCTGTCGCATCTCGCGAAATGCCTGATGCACGCGGATCTCGCCGGGCACCGGACGATCGGCGTGCTGTATGGCCACACGGCCGCGGGCGCGTTCATCGCGACCGCGCTCGCGACCCGCACGCTGCTCGCGGTGCCGGGCGCGGAGCCGGAGGTGATGGACCTGCCGTCGATGTCGCGCGTGACCAAGTTGCCGATCGACGTACTGAAGGAGATGTCGCGCTCGACGCCGGTGTTCGCGCCGGGGCTCGACAATCTCGTGAAGATGGGCGCCGTCGACGCCGTGCTCGATCCGGCCCGTGCGCTCGACGCGCAGGTCGGTGAATGGCTCGGCAAGCCGGCCGACCGCGTCGACCCGCGTGCGTCACGCGGCCGGCCGGTTGCCGCCGATGTCGCCCGGCGCGTCGAGGCACTCGCGCGTGCCGCACGCTGA
- the mdcG gene encoding malonate decarboxylase holo-[acyl-carrier-protein] synthase: MPHAELPLRRHTLVTLTAAGWGAAFARDAALAADPLVRAWAERGWPLIVRRASPDEADAGRVPLGLPLPPSAGKRRIALNAAADALATVGPLPALSDVLAAAPDAWRTALRELDALGARYGVQGRVFGSLAWQALTGEPYLGASSDLDIVFPLPHPASLAPLLDGLAAIDARAPMRIDGELLRDDGAGVNWRELHARQPEVAVKTAITVELMPADAFIGGAR; this comes from the coding sequence GTGCCGCACGCTGAGCTGCCGCTGCGCCGCCACACGCTCGTCACGCTGACGGCGGCGGGGTGGGGCGCGGCATTCGCGCGCGACGCCGCGCTCGCGGCCGATCCGCTCGTGCGCGCGTGGGCCGAACGCGGCTGGCCGCTGATCGTGCGCCGCGCGTCGCCCGACGAGGCCGATGCCGGCCGCGTGCCGCTCGGCCTGCCGCTGCCGCCTTCCGCGGGCAAGCGGCGCATCGCGCTGAACGCGGCCGCTGACGCGCTCGCGACGGTCGGCCCGCTGCCGGCGTTGTCCGACGTGCTTGCCGCCGCGCCCGACGCATGGCGCACGGCGTTGCGCGAGCTCGATGCGCTCGGCGCGCGTTACGGCGTGCAGGGTCGCGTGTTCGGCAGCCTTGCATGGCAGGCGCTGACGGGCGAGCCCTACCTGGGGGCATCGTCCGATCTCGACATCGTGTTCCCGCTGCCGCATCCCGCATCGCTCGCGCCGCTGCTCGACGGCCTCGCGGCGATCGACGCGCGCGCGCCGATGCGCATCGATGGCGAACTGCTGCGCGACGATGGCGCGGGCGTCAACTGGCGCGAGCTGCACGCGCGGCAGCCTGAAGTCGCTGTCAAGACCGCGATCACCGTTGAATTGATGCCGGCCGACGCGTTCATCGGAGGTGCGCGATGA
- a CDS encoding phospholipase D-like domain-containing protein, with the protein MAPAMRPAAFLLAALCCAASAHASQIPSDAASVGTYFSYDNAAADATVDLIGQAQRRVLLAGYTHVPPAVASALCAARARGVEVRVVLLRSPRAGRYSGAGYLKSSGIDVAIDSRHGDPAPRFVIVDDSVALTTLSEGAAAHAETVNVFQRAPELAQSYAQSFWRLYRQAAGL; encoded by the coding sequence ATGGCGCCCGCCATGAGACCAGCCGCCTTCCTTCTCGCTGCGCTTTGTTGCGCGGCGAGCGCCCACGCCAGCCAGATTCCGTCCGATGCCGCATCGGTCGGCACATACTTTTCGTATGACAATGCGGCGGCCGACGCGACCGTCGACCTGATCGGGCAGGCACAGCGCCGAGTGCTGCTGGCCGGCTACACGCACGTGCCGCCGGCGGTCGCGAGCGCGCTGTGCGCGGCCCGCGCGCGCGGGGTCGAGGTGCGTGTCGTGCTCTTGCGTTCGCCGCGCGCGGGCAGATACAGCGGTGCGGGCTATCTGAAATCTTCCGGTATCGACGTGGCGATCGATTCGCGGCACGGCGATCCTGCGCCGCGCTTCGTGATCGTCGACGACAGCGTCGCGCTGACCACGCTGTCCGAAGGGGCGGCCGCACATGCGGAAACGGTGAACGTGTTCCAGCGTGCGCCCGAGCTCGCGCAATCCTATGCACAGTCGTTCTGGCGGCTGTACCGGCAGGCCGCCGGCCTCTGA
- a CDS encoding phosphoribosyltransferase codes for MFECFADRADAGRQLAGALREYAGRDDVVVLALPRGGVPVAYPVACALHAPLDVLVVRKLGVPYDPELAMGAIATGGAIHLQRSVLRSMKVSDAQLADVIARETAELHRREALYRGAAPPLPVEGRIAIVVDDGVATGASMRVALQALRERHPARIIAAAPVAPAGARHVFDDLADAFVTVTLPQPFFGISQFYARFEQTSDDEVRALLDAARR; via the coding sequence GTGTTCGAGTGTTTTGCCGATCGCGCCGATGCCGGCCGCCAGCTGGCCGGTGCATTGCGCGAATACGCGGGGCGGGACGATGTCGTCGTGCTCGCATTGCCGCGCGGCGGTGTGCCCGTCGCCTATCCGGTCGCTTGCGCGCTGCATGCCCCGCTCGACGTGCTGGTCGTGCGCAAGCTCGGCGTGCCGTACGATCCCGAGCTCGCGATGGGCGCGATCGCGACGGGCGGGGCGATTCATCTGCAGCGTTCGGTGCTGCGTTCGATGAAGGTGTCCGACGCGCAGCTCGCCGACGTGATCGCGCGCGAGACGGCCGAACTGCATCGACGTGAAGCGCTGTATCGCGGTGCCGCGCCGCCGCTGCCGGTCGAAGGGCGCATTGCGATCGTCGTCGACGACGGCGTCGCGACCGGCGCGTCGATGCGTGTCGCGCTGCAGGCGTTGCGCGAGCGGCACCCGGCGCGGATCATCGCGGCTGCACCGGTCGCGCCGGCGGGCGCGCGGCATGTGTTCGACGATCTGGCAGACGCGTTCGTCACGGTGACGCTGCCGCAGCCGTTCTTCGGGATCAGCCAATTCTACGCGCGCTTCGAGCAGACGAGTGACGACGAGGTGCGCGCGTTGCTCGACGCGGCGCGGCGCTGA
- a CDS encoding polyhydroxyalkanoate depolymerase, translating to MWYALVEQQREWMRAWRAATRHAFDAWPAATLPHAASSCYDDLFEPLLGPPDGPPHFDIGWPALGERVVARTPFCDLRRFTRADAPRTVLLCAPLAGHAAVMMRETVETLLADGDVCVTDWRNARDVPLAAGRFGLDEYVATLDGFVDGLAHDDRPLHVVAVCQATVPVLGALALRAARGLPSPASLTLIGGPLDARRNPSALGTAAAAHSLGWCRRHLIDVVPPGFAGHGRHVFPTYLQQGEIALVYPQRFLSLIEGYALAASRFDMTGLACARRALLEYTALLDMPAEYFLDTVDIVFQRMSLALGTWDVGGQRVEPAALRGIVLLTVEGACDKVTGAGQTHAALDLCSGLADDERFRIDIDDCDHYGLFTGARWHGDVHPMLQRVFAWAEARSPRPRRIRRT from the coding sequence ATGTGGTACGCCCTCGTCGAGCAGCAGCGGGAATGGATGCGTGCCTGGCGCGCGGCGACGCGGCACGCGTTCGACGCATGGCCCGCGGCCACGCTGCCGCACGCAGCGTCGTCGTGCTACGACGACCTGTTCGAGCCGCTGCTCGGGCCGCCGGACGGGCCCCCGCATTTCGACATCGGATGGCCCGCGCTCGGCGAGCGCGTCGTCGCGCGCACGCCGTTCTGCGACCTGCGGCGCTTCACGCGCGCGGATGCGCCGCGCACGGTGCTGCTGTGCGCGCCGCTTGCCGGGCACGCGGCCGTGATGATGCGGGAAACCGTCGAGACGCTGCTCGCGGACGGCGATGTGTGCGTGACCGACTGGCGCAATGCACGCGACGTGCCGCTCGCGGCGGGCCGTTTCGGGCTCGACGAGTACGTCGCGACGCTCGATGGCTTCGTCGACGGGCTCGCGCACGACGACCGGCCGCTGCATGTCGTCGCCGTGTGCCAGGCGACCGTGCCGGTGCTCGGCGCGCTCGCGCTCAGGGCGGCGCGCGGTCTCCCGTCGCCCGCGAGCCTCACGCTGATCGGCGGCCCGCTCGACGCGCGCCGGAATCCGAGCGCGCTCGGCACCGCCGCTGCCGCCCATTCGCTCGGCTGGTGCCGCCGCCACCTGATCGACGTCGTGCCACCCGGCTTCGCGGGGCACGGCCGCCACGTGTTTCCCACCTATCTGCAGCAGGGCGAGATCGCGCTCGTCTACCCGCAGCGCTTCCTGTCGCTGATCGAAGGATACGCGCTGGCCGCGTCGCGCTTCGACATGACCGGACTCGCCTGCGCGCGGCGCGCGCTGCTCGAATACACGGCGCTGCTCGACATGCCGGCCGAGTATTTCCTCGATACGGTCGACATCGTGTTCCAGCGCATGAGCCTTGCGCTCGGCACGTGGGACGTGGGCGGCCAGCGCGTCGAGCCGGCGGCTTTGCGCGGCATCGTCCTGCTGACCGTCGAAGGCGCATGCGACAAGGTCACGGGCGCCGGCCAGACGCACGCGGCGCTCGACCTGTGCAGCGGCCTCGCCGACGACGAGCGCTTTCGCATCGACATCGACGATTGCGATCACTACGGGCTGTTTACAGGGGCGCGCTGGCACGGGGATGTCCATCCGATGCTGCAGCGCGTGTTCGCTTGGGCCGAAGCCCGCAGCCCTCGCCCGCGCCGCATCCGGCGGACGTGA
- a CDS encoding glutathione S-transferase, translating into MKLIGMLDSPFVRRVAISAKLLDLPFEHESLSVFRHFEQFRVTNPVVKAPTLVTGDGATLLDSSLIVDYLDHLVAPERRLLPDTADARLRALVPVGFALAAAEKTVQVIYEQALRPADKQHAPWLERVLSQIEGAYGALEPLVAGANGWFGGARLLQSDVTVAVAWRFTQFMAADYPVLARIDPARYPALAAHSARAETLPAFVETPLV; encoded by the coding sequence ATGAAGCTGATCGGCATGCTGGATTCCCCGTTCGTGCGTCGGGTCGCCATTTCGGCGAAGCTGCTCGACCTTCCGTTCGAACACGAGTCGCTCTCGGTGTTCCGTCATTTCGAGCAGTTCAGGGTGACCAACCCGGTCGTCAAGGCGCCGACGCTCGTGACCGGCGACGGCGCGACGCTGCTCGATTCGTCACTGATCGTCGACTATCTCGATCACCTGGTTGCGCCCGAGCGGCGCTTGCTGCCCGATACCGCCGATGCACGGCTGCGCGCGCTCGTGCCGGTCGGTTTCGCGCTGGCGGCCGCCGAGAAGACCGTGCAGGTAATCTACGAGCAGGCGCTGCGTCCGGCCGACAAGCAGCATGCGCCGTGGCTGGAGCGCGTGCTGAGCCAGATCGAGGGCGCGTACGGCGCGCTGGAGCCGCTCGTCGCGGGCGCGAACGGCTGGTTCGGCGGCGCGCGCCTGCTGCAGTCCGACGTGACGGTCGCGGTCGCATGGCGCTTCACGCAGTTCATGGCGGCCGACTACCCGGTGCTCGCGCGGATCGATCCGGCCCGTTATCCGGCACTGGCCGCGCATTCGGCGCGGGCGGAAACGCTGCCGGCGTTCGTCGAAACACCGCTCGTCTAG
- the proP gene encoding glycine betaine/L-proline transporter ProP, whose product MTLTATHVSPTAASSTASSSGEAPLVADDITVVDQSLLKRAVSAMAIGNAMEWFDFGVYSYIAVTLGKVFFPSSSPSAQLLATFGTFAAAFLVRPLGGMVFGPLGDRIGRQRVLAATMIMMAVGTFAIGLIPSYASIGIMAPVLLLVARLVQGFSTGGEYGGAATFIAEFSTDKRRGFMGSFLEFGTLIGYVMGAGVVALLTASLSQEALLSWGWRVPFLIAGPLGLIGLYIRMKLEETPAFKRQAEEREAQDKAVPKTRFRETLMRNWRALLLCVGLVLIFNVTDYMVLSYLPSFMSSTLHFDESHSLVLVLIVMVLMMPLTLAAGRLSDKIGRKPVMLAGCVGLLVLSIPSMMLIHAGTTVSVFSGLLILGVLLSCFTGVMPSALPALFPTEIRYGALAIGFNVSVSLFGGTTPLVTAWLVDVTHNLMMPAYYMMGAAVIGIVSVIALAETARQPLKGSPPAVASRREAHQLVRQMREGDESDIYSVASPARA is encoded by the coding sequence ATGACCTTGACCGCAACACACGTCAGCCCGACCGCTGCTTCTTCCACCGCTTCGTCGTCCGGCGAAGCCCCGCTCGTCGCTGACGACATCACCGTCGTCGACCAGAGCCTCCTCAAGCGCGCCGTCAGCGCCATGGCCATCGGCAATGCGATGGAATGGTTCGACTTCGGCGTCTACAGCTACATCGCCGTCACGCTCGGCAAGGTGTTCTTCCCGTCCAGCAGCCCGTCCGCGCAGCTGCTCGCAACCTTCGGCACGTTCGCCGCTGCCTTCCTCGTGCGCCCGCTCGGCGGCATGGTGTTCGGCCCGCTCGGCGACCGCATCGGCCGCCAGCGCGTGCTCGCCGCCACGATGATCATGATGGCAGTCGGCACCTTCGCGATCGGCCTGATCCCCAGCTACGCGTCGATCGGCATCATGGCGCCCGTGCTGCTGCTCGTCGCCCGCCTCGTGCAGGGCTTCTCGACCGGCGGCGAATACGGGGGCGCCGCCACCTTCATCGCCGAATTCTCGACCGACAAGCGGCGCGGCTTCATGGGCAGCTTCCTCGAGTTCGGCACGCTGATCGGTTACGTGATGGGCGCGGGCGTCGTCGCGCTGCTCACCGCATCGCTGTCGCAGGAAGCGCTGCTGTCGTGGGGCTGGCGCGTGCCGTTCCTGATCGCCGGCCCGCTCGGCCTGATCGGTCTCTACATCCGGATGAAGCTCGAGGAAACGCCCGCGTTCAAGCGCCAGGCCGAAGAGCGTGAAGCGCAGGACAAGGCCGTGCCGAAGACGCGCTTCCGCGAAACGCTGATGCGCAACTGGCGTGCCCTGCTGCTGTGCGTCGGGCTCGTGCTGATCTTCAACGTGACCGACTACATGGTGCTGTCATACCTGCCGAGCTTCATGTCGTCGACGCTGCATTTCGACGAATCGCACAGCCTCGTGCTCGTGCTGATCGTGATGGTGCTGATGATGCCGCTGACGCTCGCCGCCGGCCGCCTGTCGGACAAGATCGGCCGCAAGCCCGTGATGCTCGCCGGCTGCGTCGGCCTGCTCGTGCTGTCGATCCCGTCGATGATGCTGATCCATGCGGGCACCACCGTGTCGGTGTTCAGCGGCCTCCTTATCCTCGGCGTGCTGCTGTCGTGCTTTACCGGCGTGATGCCGTCGGCGCTGCCGGCGCTGTTCCCGACCGAGATCCGCTACGGCGCGCTGGCGATCGGCTTCAACGTGTCGGTGTCGCTGTTCGGCGGCACGACGCCGCTCGTGACCGCCTGGCTGGTCGACGTCACGCACAACCTGATGATGCCCGCGTACTACATGATGGGCGCCGCCGTGATCGGCATCGTGTCGGTCATCGCGCTCGCCGAAACCGCGCGCCAGCCGCTCAAGGGCTCGCCGCCGGCCGTCGCGTCGCGCCGCGAAGCCCATCAGCTCGTGCGCCAGATGCGCGAGGGCGACGAATCGGATATCTACAGTGTCGCGTCGCCGGCACGCGCCTGA
- a CDS encoding YnfA family protein: protein MTELMRIAALFAATALAEIVGCYLPWLVLKEGRPAWLLVPAALSLALFAWLLTLHPSAAGRTYAAYGGVYIAVALAWLRVVDGVALTRWDVAGAVLALGGMAVIALQPRA, encoded by the coding sequence ATGACCGAACTGATGAGGATCGCGGCGCTGTTCGCCGCCACCGCGCTGGCCGAAATCGTCGGCTGCTATCTGCCGTGGCTCGTGCTGAAGGAGGGGCGGCCGGCGTGGTTGCTGGTGCCGGCCGCGCTGTCGCTCGCGTTGTTCGCGTGGCTGCTGACGCTCCACCCGAGCGCGGCGGGGCGCACCTATGCGGCGTACGGCGGCGTGTATATCGCGGTGGCGCTGGCCTGGCTGCGGGTGGTCGACGGTGTCGCGCTGACCCGCTGGGACGTGGCCGGGGCGGTGCTCGCGCTCGGCGGAATGGCGGTCATCGCGCTGCAGCCGCGCGCGTGA
- the dnaQ gene encoding DNA polymerase III subunit epsilon produces MRQIILDTETTGLNARTGDRLIEIGCVELLNRRLTGNNLHFYVNPERDSDPGALAVHGLTTEFLSDKPKFAEVAHQILDFVKDAELIIHNAPFDLGFLDAEFARLGLPPFTEHCGGVIDTLVQAKQMFPGKRNSLDALCDRFGISNAHRTLHGALLDSELLAEVYLAMTRGQDSLVIDMLDDVGADGGAGNGQRVSLAALDLPVVAASDDELAAHQAQLDELDKSVKGTCVWRTSADAAAEAA; encoded by the coding sequence ATGCGCCAGATCATTCTCGATACCGAAACCACCGGCCTGAACGCCCGCACGGGCGACCGCCTCATCGAAATCGGCTGCGTCGAGCTGCTGAACCGTCGGCTCACCGGCAACAACCTGCACTTCTACGTGAACCCCGAGCGCGACAGCGATCCGGGCGCACTGGCGGTGCACGGGCTCACGACCGAATTCCTCAGCGACAAGCCGAAATTCGCGGAAGTCGCCCACCAGATCCTCGACTTCGTGAAGGACGCCGAGCTGATCATCCACAACGCGCCGTTCGACCTTGGCTTCCTCGACGCGGAATTCGCGCGGCTCGGCCTGCCGCCGTTCACCGAGCACTGCGGCGGCGTGATCGACACGCTGGTGCAGGCCAAGCAGATGTTCCCGGGCAAGCGCAACTCGCTCGACGCGCTGTGCGACCGCTTCGGCATCAGCAACGCGCACCGTACGCTCCACGGCGCACTGCTCGACTCGGAGCTGCTCGCCGAGGTGTATCTCGCGATGACGCGCGGCCAGGACAGCCTCGTGATCGACATGCTCGACGACGTGGGCGCCGACGGCGGTGCGGGCAACGGCCAGCGCGTGTCGCTCGCCGCGCTCGACCTGCCCGTGGTGGCCGCGAGCGACGACGAACTCGCCGCCCACCAGGCGCAGCTCGACGAGCTCGACAAGTCGGTCAAGGGCACCTGCGTATGGCGCACGTCCGCCGACGCCGCCGCCGAAGCGGCTTGA
- the rnhA gene encoding ribonuclease HI, translated as MTTDTIDIYTDGACKGNPGPGGWGALMRYGDKEKELFGGEPNTTNNRMELMGVIAALEALKRPCQVIVHTDSQYVQKGISEWIHGWKKKGWVTAAKTPVKNADLWKRLDALVAQHEVEWRWVKGHAGHPENERADALANRGVESLTA; from the coding sequence ATGACTACCGATACGATCGACATCTATACCGACGGCGCCTGCAAGGGCAACCCCGGCCCCGGCGGCTGGGGCGCACTGATGCGCTACGGCGACAAGGAGAAGGAGCTGTTCGGCGGCGAGCCCAACACGACCAACAACCGCATGGAGCTGATGGGCGTGATCGCCGCGCTCGAAGCGCTGAAGCGGCCGTGCCAGGTGATCGTGCATACCGACTCGCAATACGTGCAGAAAGGCATCAGCGAGTGGATCCACGGCTGGAAGAAGAAAGGCTGGGTCACCGCGGCGAAGACGCCCGTGAAGAACGCCGACCTGTGGAAGCGGCTCGACGCGCTCGTCGCGCAGCATGAGGTCGAGTGGCGCTGGGTCAAGGGTCACGCGGGCCATCCCGAAAACGAGCGCGCGGACGCACTCGCGAATCGCGGCGTCGAATCGCTCACGGCCTGA
- a CDS encoding class I SAM-dependent methyltransferase produces the protein MSDRQIIDWPAWTDSPPGRYVLGWEQAQLDRIVSDVFGFHALQLGLPQLDALRENRMPYRGLVLDPASGASAPYQYPWAREAHAPEHAPDGRSTTWCDLLDLPFESQSVDLIVMPHTLEFTSDPHRLLREAERVLMPEGQLVITGFNSLSLWGMRQSFGRMANHPFVPATRDQIAFIRLKDWIKLLGFDLERGRFGCYRPPLVTDKWLARYGFMEAAGDRWWPIFGAVYMVTAVKRVRGMRLVGQIRMKKPVLAPGLTPAASPTTHQEHS, from the coding sequence ATGTCTGACCGTCAAATTATAGACTGGCCCGCCTGGACCGACTCACCGCCCGGCCGCTACGTGCTGGGCTGGGAACAGGCGCAGCTCGACCGGATCGTGTCCGACGTCTTCGGGTTCCACGCGCTGCAGCTCGGCCTGCCCCAGCTCGACGCGCTGCGCGAGAACCGCATGCCGTATCGCGGCCTCGTGCTCGATCCGGCGAGCGGCGCGAGCGCGCCTTACCAGTATCCGTGGGCGCGCGAAGCGCATGCGCCCGAGCACGCGCCCGACGGCCGCAGCACGACCTGGTGCGACCTGCTCGACCTGCCGTTCGAGTCGCAGAGCGTCGACCTGATCGTGATGCCGCACACGCTCGAATTCACGTCCGACCCGCACCGCCTGCTGCGCGAGGCCGAGCGCGTGCTGATGCCGGAAGGCCAGTTGGTGATCACGGGCTTCAATTCGCTCAGCCTGTGGGGCATGCGGCAATCGTTCGGGCGCATGGCGAACCATCCGTTCGTGCCGGCCACGCGCGACCAGATCGCATTCATCCGCCTCAAGGACTGGATCAAGCTGCTCGGCTTCGACCTCGAACGCGGCCGCTTCGGCTGCTACCGGCCGCCGCTCGTCACCGACAAGTGGCTGGCCCGCTATGGCTTCATGGAAGCCGCCGGCGACCGCTGGTGGCCGATCTTCGGCGCCGTCTACATGGTGACGGCCGTCAAGCGCGTGCGCGGCATGCGCCTCGTCGGCCAGATCCGGATGAAGAAGCCCGTGCTCGCACCGGGCCTGACGCCGGCGGCCTCCCCGACCACTCATCAAGAACATTCATGA
- the gloB gene encoding hydroxyacylglutathione hydrolase → MNELEYVPVPAFDDNYIWLVSDGRDAIAVDPGEAAPVRRVLAERGWRLTAILLTHHHADHVGGVAALRDSQPDDAPLAVYGPAAEAIGVVTQPLSGGARVTLEAPAATFDVLDVPGHTRGHIAYFQAAGPGNAAPHVFCGDTLFSCGCGRLFEGTPAQMLASLDALAALPGDTHVHCAHEYTLSNIRFALACEPGNAALATWRDDAQALRARGVPTLPTTIAHERAVNPFMRADSDAIRATLEAELHETVPDRLTAFTLMREWKNRFR, encoded by the coding sequence ATGAACGAGCTGGAATACGTGCCGGTTCCGGCATTCGATGACAACTATATCTGGCTCGTCTCGGACGGCCGCGATGCGATCGCCGTCGATCCGGGTGAAGCCGCGCCGGTACGCCGGGTTCTAGCCGAACGAGGCTGGCGGTTGACCGCTATTTTACTCACGCACCATCACGCCGACCACGTCGGCGGTGTCGCGGCACTGCGCGATAGCCAACCGGACGATGCTCCGCTCGCTGTTTACGGCCCCGCGGCCGAGGCGATCGGCGTGGTTACGCAGCCGCTTTCGGGCGGCGCGCGCGTGACGCTCGAGGCGCCCGCCGCCACGTTCGACGTGCTCGACGTGCCCGGCCATACGCGCGGCCACATCGCCTATTTCCAGGCGGCCGGGCCGGGCAACGCGGCGCCGCACGTGTTCTGCGGCGATACGCTGTTCTCGTGCGGTTGCGGGCGCCTGTTCGAGGGCACGCCCGCGCAGATGCTCGCGTCGCTCGACGCGCTCGCGGCGTTGCCGGGCGACACCCACGTGCATTGCGCACACGAATACACGCTGTCGAACATCCGCTTCGCGCTCGCGTGCGAACCCGGCAATGCGGCGCTCGCCACGTGGCGCGACGACGCGCAGGCGCTGCGCGCGCGCGGCGTGCCGACACTGCCCACTACGATCGCGCATGAGCGTGCCGTTAACCCGTTCATGCGTGCGGACAGCGATGCGATCCGCGCGACGCTCGAGGCCGAACTGCACGAAACGGTGCCGGATCGCCTGACGGCGTTCACGCTGATGCGCGAATGGAAAAACCGGTTCCGATGA